From Actinosynnema mirum DSM 43827, a single genomic window includes:
- a CDS encoding choice-of-anchor M domain-containing protein codes for MSGLLRVLLVALLLGVVTAPPASAAPLEIRDGHVDIGPALVDGAWQVRIEDDSTSPPTWRDPAGVVLRLGDAAKAAIPADPAYAFLGEAGETVHLMPQTRRSGVLWIGWNTRHESVLAQRPEAISLSLHDVEGPGRLRVYLDYGGFRPPKMVWDNEELAIEAGTHTHANWAFTAPGEYRARFTARITPRGGETVEATSTLRFLVGDATSASAREDEPFPWAVAGVAAALSLLAAAFLLKRRR; via the coding sequence GTGAGCGGTCTCCTCCGCGTCCTCCTCGTGGCTCTCCTGCTCGGCGTCGTCACCGCTCCCCCGGCTTCGGCGGCGCCGCTGGAGATCCGGGACGGGCACGTCGACATCGGGCCCGCGCTGGTGGACGGCGCGTGGCAGGTCCGGATCGAGGACGACTCGACCAGCCCGCCCACGTGGCGCGACCCGGCCGGGGTGGTGCTGCGCCTCGGTGACGCCGCGAAGGCCGCCATCCCGGCCGACCCCGCCTACGCCTTCCTCGGCGAGGCGGGCGAGACCGTGCACCTGATGCCGCAGACCCGCAGGTCCGGGGTGCTGTGGATCGGCTGGAACACCCGGCACGAGAGCGTGCTCGCGCAGCGCCCGGAGGCGATCTCCCTGTCGCTGCACGACGTCGAGGGGCCGGGACGGCTGCGGGTGTACCTGGACTACGGCGGTTTCCGACCGCCGAAGATGGTGTGGGACAACGAGGAGCTGGCGATCGAGGCGGGCACGCACACCCACGCGAACTGGGCGTTCACCGCGCCCGGCGAGTACCGCGCCCGGTTCACCGCGCGGATCACCCCGCGCGGGGGCGAGACGGTGGAGGCGACGTCGACGCTGCGCTTCCTGGTCGGGGACGCCACCAGCGCGTCGGCCCGGGAGGACGAGCCGTTCCCGTGGGCGGTCGCGGGCGTGGCGGCGGCGCTCTCCCTGCTGGCGGCGGCTTTCCTGCTCAAGCGCCGTCGGTGA
- a CDS encoding LysR family transcriptional regulator — MALNFAQLRAFLAVVDEGGFGAAADALGLTQSAVSHAVAALERTLGRAVLSRRGRAAPTAFGAELLAHARSAVAAATAITDLAERDRGGPRGTVRIAAPPTVCQGLLPELLDRWRAEFPGVQARVFEGDDDEIDEWLVDGTVDVAVRVDPPPGAGVLLREDAFHALLPADHPLAGQPEVGVGELADDPFLLSRGCCEHRVRQAHSGHPFAPRHRVRELGTLLAMVRSGMGVSLVPGLVGAMLPPGLVVVPLREPVTRRLVLSGPADRDWHPAVTALVDSVRDG; from the coding sequence ATGGCCCTGAACTTCGCCCAGCTGCGCGCGTTCCTCGCCGTGGTCGACGAGGGCGGCTTCGGCGCCGCCGCCGACGCGCTCGGCCTGACCCAGTCGGCCGTCTCGCACGCGGTCGCCGCGCTGGAGCGCACGCTCGGCCGCGCGGTGCTGTCCCGGCGCGGGCGCGCCGCGCCCACCGCGTTCGGCGCGGAGCTGCTCGCGCACGCCCGCAGCGCGGTCGCGGCGGCCACCGCGATCACCGACCTGGCCGAGCGCGACCGGGGCGGACCGCGCGGCACGGTCCGCATCGCCGCGCCGCCGACGGTGTGCCAGGGGCTGCTGCCCGAGCTGCTGGACCGGTGGCGCGCGGAGTTCCCCGGCGTGCAGGCGCGGGTGTTCGAGGGCGACGACGACGAGATCGACGAGTGGCTCGTGGACGGCACGGTCGACGTCGCGGTCCGGGTCGACCCGCCGCCGGGCGCGGGCGTGCTGCTGCGCGAGGACGCCTTCCACGCGCTGCTGCCCGCCGACCACCCCCTGGCCGGGCAGCCCGAGGTGGGCGTGGGCGAGCTGGCCGACGACCCGTTCCTGCTCTCGCGCGGCTGCTGCGAGCACCGGGTGCGACAGGCCCACTCCGGTCACCCGTTCGCGCCCCGGCACCGGGTCAGGGAGCTGGGCACGCTGCTGGCGATGGTCCGCTCCGGCATGGGCGTCTCGCTCGTGCCCGGCCTGGTCGGCGCGATGCTGCCGCCGGGTCTGGTGGTGGTGCCGCTGCGCGAGCCGGTGACCCGCAGGCTCGTGCTGTCCGGTCCCGCCGACCGCGACTGGCACCCGGCGGTGACCGCGCTGGTGGACTCGGTCCGCGACGGCTGA
- a CDS encoding MFS transporter yields the protein MKTTAPDRRMTPARTLLFATAAGMAVGNLYWAQPLIEVIAAALRVPPSSAAVLVTVTQVGYALGIFLVVPLGDVLDRRKLVPLVLVLSAAALLGAALAPTFAALLVALGGVGLTTVGAQLLTPLAGELAEPWRRGRVVGAVASGALIGILLSRAISGLVADLLGWQAIYVLAAAVTLVLAAVLRAAIPPLEPREPVPYPRLLASVFGTVVRHRAALPTLLVCAAGFAVFSLFWTALTYLLTAPPFGYSAGGIGLLGLAGLAGAVAARRAGALHDRGWSVPATGAALALLALSLVGAWLARESIVALVVVVVVLDVAAQANLVLGQTRLFALSGTARSRLNTAFVVCNFLGGAAGSALAGPLWTAGGWTAVVRAALVLAGVGGVVWGFSRGRLAEVAHAG from the coding sequence TTGAAGACCACCGCACCCGACCGCCGGATGACCCCGGCCCGCACCCTGCTGTTCGCCACCGCGGCGGGCATGGCCGTCGGCAACCTCTACTGGGCCCAACCCCTCATCGAGGTCATCGCCGCCGCGCTGCGCGTCCCACCGTCGAGCGCCGCAGTCCTGGTGACCGTCACCCAGGTCGGCTACGCGCTCGGGATCTTCCTCGTCGTGCCGCTCGGCGACGTGCTCGACCGCCGCAAGCTCGTCCCGCTCGTGCTGGTGCTCTCCGCCGCCGCGCTGCTGGGCGCCGCGCTGGCCCCGACGTTCGCGGCGCTGCTCGTCGCGCTCGGCGGGGTCGGCCTGACCACCGTCGGCGCGCAGCTGCTGACCCCGCTGGCCGGTGAGCTGGCCGAGCCCTGGCGGCGGGGTCGGGTGGTCGGCGCGGTCGCGTCGGGCGCGCTGATCGGCATCCTGCTCTCCCGCGCGATCAGCGGCCTGGTCGCGGACCTGCTGGGCTGGCAGGCGATCTACGTGCTGGCCGCCGCCGTCACCCTGGTGCTCGCCGCCGTGCTCCGCGCGGCCATCCCGCCCCTGGAGCCGCGCGAGCCCGTGCCCTACCCGCGCCTGCTCGCCTCGGTGTTCGGCACGGTCGTCCGGCACCGGGCCGCGCTGCCGACGCTGCTGGTCTGCGCGGCCGGTTTCGCGGTGTTCTCGCTGTTCTGGACCGCGCTGACCTACCTGCTGACCGCCCCGCCGTTCGGCTACTCCGCGGGTGGGATCGGGCTGCTGGGGCTCGCGGGCCTGGCAGGCGCCGTCGCGGCCCGGCGGGCGGGCGCGCTGCACGACCGGGGCTGGTCGGTCCCCGCGACGGGGGCGGCGCTCGCGCTGCTGGCGCTGTCGCTGGTCGGCGCGTGGCTCGCGCGCGAGTCGATCGTCGCGCTGGTGGTCGTGGTCGTCGTGCTGGACGTGGCCGCGCAGGCGAACCTGGTGCTCGGCCAGACCCGGCTGTTCGCCCTGTCGGGGACCGCGCGCAGCAGGCTCAACACGGCCTTCGTGGTGTGCAACTTCCTCGGTGGCGCGGCGGGTTCGGCGCTGGCGGGTCCACTGTGGACGGCGGGCGGCTGGACCGCGGTCGTGAGGGCCGCGCTGGTGCTCGCCGGTGTCGGCGGCGTGGTCTGGGGGTTCTCGCGCGGGCGGCTCGCGGAGGTGGCCCACGCGGGGTGA
- a CDS encoding HAD-IA family hydrolase — METNPMTAVSCAALLFDCDGVLVDSEASVTSAWTRWARELGLDPDAVMATVHGRRAVDTVALHVEQARRAEAVAMIDAFELAEVGATTAIPGAAELLASLPPDRWATVTSGKRDLATARLRAAGLPVPRALVTAGDVASGKPHPEGYLAGARLLGVDASRCAVFEDVPVGVRAGRSAGAGVVVGVGGRAFGGDRPDVVVPDLRAVRWTGEGLELAAGIG; from the coding sequence GTGGAGACGAACCCGATGACGGCGGTGTCCTGCGCGGCGCTGCTGTTCGACTGCGACGGCGTGCTCGTGGACTCCGAGGCGAGTGTGACGAGCGCGTGGACCCGGTGGGCGCGCGAGCTGGGGCTGGACCCGGACGCGGTGATGGCCACCGTGCACGGCAGGCGGGCGGTCGACACCGTGGCGCTGCACGTGGAGCAGGCGCGGCGGGCCGAGGCGGTGGCGATGATCGACGCGTTCGAGCTGGCCGAGGTGGGCGCCACCACCGCGATCCCCGGCGCGGCGGAGCTGCTCGCGTCGCTGCCGCCGGACCGCTGGGCCACCGTCACCTCCGGCAAGCGCGACCTGGCCACCGCCCGCCTGCGCGCCGCCGGGCTGCCGGTGCCGCGCGCGCTCGTGACCGCCGGTGACGTCGCCAGCGGCAAGCCGCACCCGGAGGGCTACCTGGCCGGGGCGCGGCTGCTCGGCGTGGACGCGTCGCGGTGCGCGGTGTTCGAGGACGTGCCGGTGGGCGTGCGCGCCGGGCGGTCGGCGGGCGCCGGGGTCGTGGTGGGGGTGGGCGGACGGGCGTTCGGCGGGGACCGGCCGGACGTGGTGGTGCCGGACCTGCGCGCCGTCCGCTGGACCGGCGAGGGCCTCGAACTGGCGGCCGGGATCGGCTGA
- a CDS encoding DMT family transporter: MGTTGKFVLLSAIWGSSFALIKLAVDAGVPPVQVALLRCLFGALALWLICLAQRAEIPRDARTWGHAAVVAVLLNAVPFTLVAFGESKVDSVLAGALNATTPLATLAFALLVAPGERVTWTRLAGLLLGFAGVLVLLGAWRGLEGDVLVGGLACVAATSCYGAGFAYTRRFLTGGPHRASALSAAQITCATLQLLVAAPLLSDSLVWPGATAVLALVVLGAVGTGYAYVLNFDLIREAGPTVASTVTYVTPLWSTALGALLLAEPVGWNTVAGGAVVIGGILLSRRPVRARSEVDAGVAR, from the coding sequence GTGGGGACCACCGGGAAGTTCGTGCTGCTGTCCGCGATCTGGGGCAGCAGCTTCGCGTTGATCAAGCTCGCGGTGGACGCGGGCGTGCCGCCGGTGCAGGTGGCGCTGCTGCGCTGCCTGTTCGGGGCGCTGGCGCTGTGGCTGATCTGCCTGGCGCAGCGCGCCGAGATCCCGCGCGACGCGCGCACGTGGGGGCACGCGGCCGTGGTCGCGGTGCTGCTCAACGCGGTGCCGTTCACCCTGGTGGCGTTCGGCGAGTCCAAGGTGGACTCGGTGCTGGCCGGGGCGCTGAACGCCACCACGCCGCTGGCGACGCTGGCGTTCGCGCTGCTGGTGGCGCCGGGGGAGCGGGTGACGTGGACCAGGCTGGCGGGGCTGCTGCTGGGGTTCGCGGGCGTGCTGGTGCTGCTGGGCGCGTGGCGGGGGCTGGAGGGGGACGTGCTGGTCGGCGGGCTGGCCTGCGTGGCCGCGACGTCCTGCTACGGCGCGGGGTTCGCGTACACCCGGCGGTTCCTGACCGGCGGGCCGCACCGGGCGAGCGCGCTGTCGGCGGCGCAGATCACCTGCGCGACGCTCCAGCTCCTGGTGGCCGCGCCGCTGCTGTCCGACTCGCTCGTGTGGCCGGGCGCGACCGCGGTGCTGGCGCTGGTGGTGCTGGGCGCGGTGGGCACGGGGTACGCGTACGTGCTCAACTTCGACCTGATCCGCGAGGCCGGTCCGACGGTGGCGTCGACGGTCACGTACGTGACGCCGCTGTGGTCGACGGCGCTGGGGGCGCTGCTGCTGGCGGAGCCGGTGGGGTGGAACACGGTCGCGGGCGGCGCGGTGGTGATCGGCGGGATCCTGCTCAGCCGCAGGCCGGTGCGGGCGCGGTCGGAGGTGGACGCCGGGGTGGCGAGGTAG
- a CDS encoding ArsR/SmtB family transcription factor, whose product MTDERDACELLCLDLPHAEEIRAHLPGLPAVEAAASGARALGDPTRLTIAAALLPGAELCVCDLAWVVGQAQNLVSHHLRQLRVAGLVAGRRDGRMVMHSLTARGRALVTAVLGEHVTSEA is encoded by the coding sequence GTGACCGACGAGCGCGACGCCTGCGAACTCCTGTGCCTGGACCTCCCGCACGCCGAGGAGATCCGCGCCCACCTGCCCGGACTCCCCGCCGTCGAGGCCGCGGCCTCCGGGGCCCGAGCGCTGGGCGACCCGACCCGGCTGACCATCGCGGCGGCCCTGCTGCCCGGCGCCGAGCTGTGCGTGTGCGACCTGGCGTGGGTGGTGGGCCAGGCGCAGAACCTCGTCTCGCACCACCTGCGGCAGCTGCGCGTCGCTGGCCTGGTCGCCGGACGGCGCGACGGGCGCATGGTCATGCACTCGCTCACCGCGCGCGGTCGTGCGCTGGTCACCGCGGTGCTGGGCGAGCACGTCACCTCGGAGGCGTGA
- a CDS encoding choice-of-anchor M domain-containing protein, with the protein MSQLEARRPSRLISLLAGLVGAGLLLGSAPALAADHDPAEGRELLGAGAHVDALYPQVVDGKLQVKALTPGGVTDPERVALHVPETDTSRVKLPAGYDFLGPEGTEAWVTTEAQDSSVVWPGWSFEGIDRGVLKGTVKISYTGFGYAGSSAEPRFAVTQPGGFDRTKVSKVFVPGTTFTSTTGEVGGHTHATWSFTAKGTYDIGFKVSATLLDGTAITDDATVRFIVGAPSDTTAEPTPRTDPPATDGITKLTAVPNKVDAEYFVGQTVTLTALSPQADQKGTYRWSTTAPGSSTPVVDPKQTTATFTTKPNRALDGTVVRVARLAEDGSVLEESDPLEIHVQAIPPTTTLTAKADKAEHAVGDTAKFTSAQDPRTEDEHYHWYLKKRGEAAYAWIPESRLADQELPITADLDGAHVTARLFNADHSVLSESEPLELKVTGGAAAAAAAELASDKDSYRAGETATFTLSGVDGATSVEWSARSNGENDFLPIEGASGTTFSKALDRSWDGSQVRAVVRDAGGAVLAEADVPLVRVQEPEPAPEVAAESEGVPTGYLIGGAVLLVVVIAGIVLAVRGRRSSQA; encoded by the coding sequence GTGTCACAGCTCGAAGCGCGACGCCCGTCGCGCCTGATCTCCCTGCTGGCAGGCCTGGTGGGCGCAGGCCTGCTGCTGGGGTCCGCCCCCGCCCTCGCGGCTGACCACGACCCCGCCGAGGGCCGTGAACTCCTCGGCGCGGGCGCGCACGTGGACGCGCTCTACCCGCAGGTCGTGGACGGCAAGCTCCAGGTCAAAGCGCTGACACCGGGCGGGGTCACAGACCCCGAGCGGGTCGCCCTGCACGTGCCCGAGACCGACACCTCGCGGGTGAAGCTCCCCGCCGGGTACGACTTCCTCGGGCCGGAGGGCACCGAGGCGTGGGTCACCACCGAGGCGCAGGACAGCTCCGTGGTGTGGCCCGGCTGGTCGTTCGAGGGCATCGACCGGGGTGTCCTCAAGGGCACCGTGAAGATCAGCTACACCGGTTTCGGGTACGCGGGTTCCTCGGCGGAGCCGCGCTTCGCGGTCACCCAGCCCGGCGGCTTCGACCGCACCAAGGTGAGCAAGGTCTTCGTCCCCGGCACGACGTTCACCTCCACCACCGGCGAGGTCGGCGGCCACACGCACGCCACCTGGTCGTTCACCGCCAAGGGCACCTACGACATCGGCTTCAAGGTCAGCGCCACCCTGCTCGACGGCACGGCGATCACCGACGACGCGACCGTGCGGTTCATCGTCGGCGCCCCGTCGGACACCACCGCCGAGCCGACCCCGAGGACCGACCCGCCCGCCACGGACGGCATCACGAAGCTGACGGCCGTGCCGAACAAGGTCGACGCCGAGTACTTCGTCGGCCAGACCGTCACCCTCACCGCCCTGTCCCCGCAGGCCGACCAGAAGGGCACGTACCGCTGGTCCACGACCGCGCCGGGCTCGTCGACGCCGGTGGTCGACCCGAAGCAGACCACCGCGACCTTCACCACCAAGCCGAACCGCGCGCTCGACGGCACGGTGGTGCGCGTGGCGCGGCTCGCCGAGGACGGCTCGGTGCTGGAGGAGTCGGACCCGCTGGAGATCCACGTCCAGGCCATCCCGCCGACCACGACGTTGACCGCGAAGGCCGACAAGGCCGAGCACGCCGTGGGCGACACCGCGAAGTTCACCTCGGCGCAGGACCCGAGGACCGAGGACGAGCACTACCACTGGTACCTGAAGAAGCGCGGCGAGGCCGCGTACGCGTGGATTCCCGAGTCGCGCCTGGCCGATCAGGAGCTTCCGATCACGGCCGACCTGGACGGCGCCCACGTCACGGCACGGCTGTTCAACGCCGACCACTCGGTGCTGTCCGAGTCGGAGCCGCTGGAGCTGAAGGTGACCGGTGGCGCGGCTGCTGCGGCGGCGGCGGAACTGGCCTCGGACAAGGACTCCTACCGCGCCGGTGAGACCGCGACGTTCACGCTGTCCGGTGTGGACGGCGCCACGAGCGTCGAGTGGTCCGCGCGCAGCAACGGGGAGAACGACTTCCTGCCGATCGAGGGCGCGAGTGGCACGACCTTCAGCAAGGCGCTCGACCGGAGCTGGGACGGCAGCCAGGTCAGGGCCGTGGTCCGCGACGCGGGTGGCGCGGTGCTCGCCGAGGCGGACGTCCCGCTGGTGCGCGTGCAGGAACCCGAGCCCGCGCCCGAGGTGGCGGCGGAGTCCGAGGGCGTGCCCACCGGGTACCTGATCGGCGGCGCGGTGCTGCTGGTCGTCGTGATCGCCGGGATCGTGCTGGCCGTGCGCGGTCGGCGCAGCTCCCAGGCGTGA
- a CDS encoding ROK family transcriptional regulator: MTSAQARHWRSASDALALLRREPDVTRTRLGKHLGLASGPTSDLVKRLARARLVAQRRAPSGGPGRPTTTVRAHPAGPVALVVDLRHGDWRIGVCDLTGVVEVVAGGGHDGADPEALLTGLRARIADLAAPLGDRVVGIGVAVPGPVADDRLRMTALGRRDVPVDRIAPPGLPAVVGNDATAAAVAEARLHTPRPRTLLHVVVEVGIGGALLVDGVPAPSARGLHGEFGHLPFGDPDVECPCGARGCWSAGFEAGAVARRADRTVTGDPRAWLRDFHADRGSASRARADLAADLGRGIAGLVNALDPDLVTLGGLAASVRDASAESFERAVRAGLMAVHRESPPVVVAARSDEDAPLIGIGLSVFDRVLDADLLARWSTGVTDGA; this comes from the coding sequence ATGACATCCGCCCAGGCACGGCACTGGCGCTCGGCCTCGGACGCGCTCGCGCTGCTCCGGCGCGAGCCCGACGTCACCAGGACCCGGCTGGGCAAGCACCTCGGCCTGGCCAGCGGGCCCACCTCCGACCTGGTCAAACGCCTCGCGCGCGCCCGGTTGGTCGCCCAGCGCCGCGCCCCGTCCGGCGGTCCCGGCAGGCCCACGACCACCGTGCGCGCCCACCCGGCCGGTCCCGTCGCCCTGGTCGTGGACCTTCGGCACGGCGACTGGCGGATCGGCGTCTGCGACCTCACGGGGGTGGTGGAGGTCGTGGCGGGCGGCGGTCACGACGGCGCGGACCCCGAGGCGCTGCTCACCGGGCTCCGCGCGCGGATCGCCGACCTCGCCGCGCCGCTGGGCGACCGCGTCGTCGGGATCGGCGTGGCGGTCCCCGGCCCGGTGGCGGACGACCGGCTGCGGATGACCGCGCTCGGCAGGCGGGACGTGCCGGTCGACCGGATCGCCCCGCCCGGCCTGCCCGCCGTGGTCGGCAACGACGCCACGGCCGCCGCCGTCGCCGAGGCCCGCCTGCACACCCCGCGCCCGCGCACCCTGCTGCACGTGGTGGTGGAGGTCGGCATCGGCGGCGCGCTCCTGGTCGACGGCGTGCCCGCGCCCAGCGCCCGAGGGCTGCACGGCGAGTTCGGGCACCTGCCGTTCGGCGACCCCGACGTCGAGTGCCCGTGCGGCGCGCGGGGGTGCTGGAGCGCCGGTTTCGAGGCGGGCGCGGTCGCCCGGCGCGCGGACCGGACCGTGACCGGTGATCCGCGCGCCTGGCTGCGCGACTTCCACGCCGACCGGGGGTCCGCGTCGCGCGCCCGTGCCGACCTGGCCGCCGACCTGGGGCGCGGGATCGCCGGGCTGGTCAACGCGCTCGACCCCGACCTGGTCACCCTCGGCGGGCTGGCCGCGTCCGTGCGGGACGCCTCCGCCGAGAGCTTCGAGCGGGCCGTGCGGGCGGGGCTGATGGCCGTGCACCGCGAGTCGCCGCCGGTGGTCGTGGCCGCCCGCTCGGACGAGGACGCCCCGCTGATCGGCATCGGTCTGTCGGTGTTCGACCGGGTGCTCGACGCCGACCTGCTCGCGCGCTGGTCCACCGGGGTCACCGACGGCGCTTGA
- a CDS encoding helix-turn-helix transcriptional regulator translates to MDNRDEVSAFLRSRRARISPEDTGLPVHGRRRVPGLRRGEVAMLAGVSVEYYTRLERGNLKGVSDAVLDALCLALRLDDTERMHLHDLARAAGPQPRQRARAGKGVVRPGVLRIIDGMPGLPAFVKNARLDVLAANALGRALFSPMHEDPSCGANTARFAFLSPAARTFYLDWERVSREAVGVLRVAAGKNPHDRELSNLIGELSTRSDAFRVMWGSQVVHVHNRGVKRFRHPVVGELELDHETLDLSAGDGLGVVVYSAPPASAAEDGLKLLATWAATTTPQPADG, encoded by the coding sequence ATGGACAACAGGGACGAGGTCAGCGCGTTCCTCCGCTCCCGCCGCGCCCGGATCAGCCCCGAGGACACCGGGTTGCCGGTGCACGGGCGGCGGAGGGTGCCCGGCCTGCGGCGGGGTGAGGTGGCGATGCTCGCCGGGGTGAGCGTGGAGTACTACACGCGGCTGGAGCGCGGCAACCTCAAGGGCGTCTCCGACGCCGTGCTCGACGCCCTCTGCCTGGCGCTGCGCCTGGACGACACCGAGCGGATGCACCTGCACGACCTCGCCCGCGCCGCCGGGCCCCAGCCGCGTCAGCGGGCGCGCGCGGGCAAGGGCGTGGTGCGGCCGGGGGTGCTGCGGATCATCGACGGGATGCCGGGGCTGCCCGCGTTCGTCAAGAACGCCCGACTGGACGTGCTGGCGGCGAACGCGCTGGGGCGGGCGCTGTTCTCGCCGATGCACGAGGACCCGTCGTGCGGCGCGAACACCGCCCGGTTCGCGTTCCTGAGCCCGGCCGCGCGGACGTTCTACCTGGACTGGGAGCGCGTGAGCCGGGAGGCGGTCGGGGTGCTGCGGGTCGCGGCGGGCAAGAACCCGCACGACCGGGAGCTGTCGAACCTGATCGGCGAGCTGTCCACGCGCAGCGACGCCTTCCGGGTGATGTGGGGCTCGCAGGTGGTGCACGTGCACAACCGGGGCGTGAAGCGCTTCCGGCACCCGGTGGTGGGGGAGCTGGAGCTGGACCACGAGACCCTGGACCTGTCGGCCGGGGACGGGCTGGGCGTGGTCGTCTACAGCGCGCCGCCCGCGAGCGCGGCGGAGGACGGGCTGAAGCTGCTCGCCACCTGGGCGGCCACCACGACCCCTCAGCCCGCCGACGGCTGA
- a CDS encoding heavy metal translocating P-type ATPase has translation MSDACCGPQDPRETAADTAARGADEDHGPERLWQVRELRLALVAAVVLAAGWLTGLGGAERVGAGLELVAAVVAAATFVPGTLRGLPRRRIGVATLMTIALIGAVLLGQTVEAAMLGILFSVAEGLEHYAIARTRRGLRALLGLVPPTATVLRGGAEVRVAPDELVIGDRLVLRPGERAATDGVVRAGRTSLDLSAITGESVPVEAGPGDVLHAGAINGGGAVEVEVTARAADSSLARIVHVVEQAQERKGGGQRLADRVAKPLVPAIMVLAAAIAGVGALLGDPLLWAERALVVLVAASPCALAISVPLTAVAAVGAASRQGALVKGGAALEELGKVGVVALDKTGTLTRNAPAVVAVLPVAGAGRAEVLSVAAALEARSEHPLARAVLDASAPAAVAEDVTAVPGHGLTGVLDGRALRLGKPGWVPPGPLAGEVDRWQAEGATVVLVERDGALLGAVAVRDELRPEAAEVVAGLRGLGIGTAMLTGDNRRTATALAERAGITTVHAELLPEDKARIVADLRGRRPVAMVGDGVNDAPALATADVGIAMGAMGADVAIETADVALMGEDLRHLPQVLAHARHARRVMLQNMALSLVIIGALIPLAGFGLLGLATVVLVHESAEVLVILNAVRAARITPLPHVRVPDSPAALNLTVTPAGPRSDGCCEHC, from the coding sequence ATGTCGGACGCCTGCTGCGGGCCGCAGGACCCCCGCGAGACGGCGGCGGACACCGCTGCCCGAGGGGCGGACGAGGACCACGGCCCCGAGCGGCTGTGGCAGGTGCGCGAACTGCGGCTGGCGCTCGTCGCCGCCGTGGTGCTCGCCGCCGGGTGGCTGACCGGGCTGGGTGGCGCCGAGCGGGTGGGCGCCGGGCTGGAGCTGGTCGCCGCCGTCGTGGCCGCCGCCACGTTCGTGCCCGGCACCCTGCGCGGCCTGCCGCGCCGCCGGATCGGCGTCGCCACCCTGATGACCATCGCGCTGATCGGCGCCGTGCTGCTCGGGCAGACCGTCGAAGCCGCGATGCTGGGCATCCTGTTCTCCGTCGCCGAGGGCCTCGAGCACTACGCGATCGCGCGCACCCGGCGCGGCCTGCGCGCCCTGCTCGGCCTCGTCCCGCCCACCGCCACCGTCCTGCGCGGCGGCGCGGAGGTCCGGGTCGCGCCGGACGAGCTGGTGATCGGCGACCGCCTGGTGCTGCGCCCCGGCGAGCGGGCCGCCACCGACGGCGTCGTCCGCGCCGGGCGCACCAGCCTCGACCTGTCCGCGATCACCGGCGAGTCGGTGCCGGTGGAGGCGGGCCCCGGCGACGTGCTGCACGCGGGCGCCATCAACGGCGGCGGCGCGGTCGAGGTCGAGGTCACCGCGCGGGCCGCCGACTCCTCCCTGGCGCGCATCGTGCACGTCGTCGAGCAGGCCCAGGAGCGCAAGGGCGGCGGGCAGCGCCTGGCCGACCGGGTCGCGAAGCCGCTCGTGCCCGCGATCATGGTGCTGGCGGCGGCGATCGCCGGGGTCGGCGCGCTGCTGGGCGACCCGCTGCTGTGGGCCGAACGCGCGCTGGTGGTGCTGGTGGCGGCCTCGCCGTGCGCGCTGGCGATCTCGGTGCCGCTGACCGCGGTGGCCGCCGTCGGCGCGGCCAGCAGGCAGGGCGCGCTGGTCAAGGGCGGCGCGGCGCTGGAGGAGCTGGGCAAGGTCGGCGTCGTCGCGCTCGACAAGACCGGCACCCTGACCCGCAACGCGCCCGCCGTCGTGGCGGTCCTGCCGGTGGCGGGCGCCGGCCGCGCCGAGGTGCTGTCGGTGGCGGCGGCGCTCGAAGCGCGCAGCGAGCACCCGCTCGCCCGCGCGGTCCTGGACGCCTCGGCCCCGGCGGCGGTGGCCGAGGACGTCACCGCCGTCCCCGGCCACGGCCTGACCGGCGTCCTGGACGGCCGCGCGCTGCGCCTGGGCAAGCCGGGCTGGGTGCCGCCGGGGCCGCTGGCGGGCGAGGTCGACCGGTGGCAGGCGGAGGGCGCCACGGTCGTGCTCGTCGAGCGGGACGGCGCGCTGCTGGGCGCGGTCGCGGTCCGCGACGAGCTGCGCCCCGAGGCCGCCGAGGTCGTGGCGGGCCTGCGCGGGCTGGGTATCGGCACCGCGATGCTGACCGGCGACAACCGCCGCACCGCCACCGCGCTGGCCGAGCGCGCGGGCATCACGACCGTGCACGCCGAACTCCTGCCCGAGGACAAGGCGCGCATCGTCGCCGACCTGCGGGGCCGCCGCCCCGTGGCGATGGTCGGCGACGGCGTCAACGACGCGCCCGCCCTGGCCACCGCCGACGTCGGCATCGCGATGGGCGCGATGGGCGCGGACGTCGCCATCGAGACCGCCGACGTGGCGCTGATGGGCGAGGACCTGCGTCACCTGCCGCAGGTCCTCGCGCACGCCCGCCACGCCCGTCGGGTGATGCTGCAGAACATGGCGCTGTCCCTGGTGATCATCGGCGCGCTGATCCCGCTGGCCGGGTTCGGCCTGCTGGGCCTGGCCACCGTGGTGCTCGTCCACGAGAGCGCCGAGGTCCTGGTCATCCTCAACGCCGTCCGCGCGGCCCGGATCACGCCGCTGCCGCACGTGCGCGTGCCGGACAGCCCGGCGGCGCTGAACCTGACCGTCACCCCGGCGGGTCCGAGGTCCGACGGCTGCTGCGAGCACTGCTGA